The genomic stretch GCAGCCAGAAGTAAAGGCTATTTTTGGTGTGTATGTGGCATTTATATCCATGAATCAACTTCAAATAACGAAGTTATTTCTAAAATAATTGGATACTAAATAAAGGGTAGATATTTAAATTTTAGACAAATATAACCAAGTAACTATTGAATAACAAAAAAAAGTAAACAAATACAAGTTTTCATACATACATGTCATTGATGGTGGAAATACAAATTTCCAGCAACatatttgaaaaaacaaacttcAGAATTTATTTCTCACCCCACACGACCAGGGTGTGATCCTGTAACAAAAGGCCGTCATTGTCAGATGAGATTGGGTGCTTGCGGTTGCTGAAATTTCCCTGATAAGTGGATTTTAAGCACAGTTTTTCTTCGTCACTCTAGTATGTATTATTGCACGTACGTATATGCGGATATGCCAAGAAAGAAACCTGTAGTTTCCAAACTTACAAATATGGATATAACAAAGCTGTTTGCATCCGAACTAGCATGATTTGTTACCGAGGTGCAAATTTTTTTCCCCGAAGAACCAACAGCAAGAGCATACCGGGTATGTATTAATAGAGAAAAGAGACATACAAAACAATAAAAACAAAAGACCTCACCAAGGAGGCGCCAGTAAACTACCACCATAAGAAACACAACATCAGCGATCATTAGAAGCAACAAACGTCAAACGTCACCTTGCACGCCACATAGAATAAGCAAAGTAAACTAGAAGGAGTATAGGTTTTCTGCTGCGACACCTCCAAGGAGGAAAACAACACCCCCAGATGCCATCAACACTGACTTGGCAAACTCTCTCATTTGCCAAATCAAATATGCAaaatggttggagatgctctaaggaggGATGTGACACCAAATGTGGTACCATTGTTGGCCACAGCCACAGGCCTGGCAAGACCTTTGCTCCCAGCCATACTCTTGGCGCAGCAAGCCGCTGCTAGTATATCTATTGTGTGCCCCCATGTCCATTTTTGTTGGGGTTACTGGCCAGTTGTTTATGTCGGGCCTACAAAAATATGAATACACACATACTAAAAAGTGTACCACAAATTAGATACCTATATTTGCATCAAAACCCATCTACACATAATTCTTCCCAGAATGCAATTAACAAGGTGGAACTGATAATTACCATAATCTCAACAAAAAAACTGATAATTACCACTACAACTTGGTACCAAACTGATTCTGCACAAGTGCAACTGTAGATgataggggtacttgctgctatacactgcagtagcatttacaTATGCAGAGTGTTGTGTTTCAGTCTCACAGCTCATGCAGCGGTAGCCACAGCAGTAGTGTGGTAACTAACTCATCACTTTTTGCCCAGCGAAAAGAATGACGAGTAACAATCAGCGCCCGAGGTGTCAGTTTCTTCACGTTGAAATGCTGAATCCTTCTTCATAGTGATGCAGATTCTGCTGTCCTCCTCCATATAGAACCTCGGCAAAATGAACAGGAAATGTTCCCTTGGTAAACCGTCAGAAAGTGTCGTGCTTGGCACTTGGAATTCTGAAGACTGGCTGTGGTACGAGTTGTTCTTCCAGAAGCTGAAGGTCACAGCACAACGGGATTTCGGCTCAGTATCATGAGGCTGCACACAGAACACTGAGATGACACAGCCAAACGGCTCTGATGCAATGTTGAGAAGGAACAGTTGTTCGTCTTCGCTGGAGATGACATGAACCCCTTCCTTCACGTCGGCGTAAAAGCACCAGCCATACTTGCACTTGGTGGACGGCCAGTGGTGCTCGGTGGTGAAATGTTCCTGAAGCAGACCAGTTGATGCAGAGAAGCTGCAGCCAGTGTCAGGACAGAAGCATGGTGCATACTGGCATTTTGTCTCATGATCTTCCCTTTCATAGTAGCTTGTCTTCATGGAGCATCCATACCTGGTGTTGGAGCAAGGAACTTGGATAGATTCAATGATTTTTTCAACCCCGTGGCAGCGGTTGGAGCCACTTTCACAGGAGCAGTGGTGGCATTTCTTTGGTTTTTGGAGCTTGCCACGGCAGGATGAACATATGAGATGTCCCACAACACACTGCGAGTTAGAAATAAATCAGTATGAACATTATGGTTGCTGAAGTAATTCAGACCAGTTGTTGGAAGACTCAACCTCGTCCTATGCACGTAATGCATAAAGCAACTATAGCTGCAAGGTCAGCATGGATGAACAAGTAGAATTCAGTTATGCACTTAtagggtgtttggtttgaggaatCAAACTACTCTAGATGAGCTGGTGCATCAATGTATCAACCCATTCCATTccacaaaccaaacaaaaacGTGAGCAGTGAGGATGTTTCTAAGGATCCTGctgagtttttctttttttttccagtTTTTCTTACTGCAGTATCAGTCTAATTGTTGGGTGTAGCTCAGAAGAGCCTTGTAAAACCTTTTTGTAAATATCTTTTTTCTTTACCCTACTAATATAACTCGGCAAAGCTTGTGCCGacctttccaaaaaaaaaagaagtgagGATGATGGACAGACCCATTCATTAAACCAAACACCCTATTAATTAACAAGCTCGTAGAACAGTAAATATCAGGTACTTGAAGTTGCATGGAACTGAACTTGGGTGTGCATATCTGTTAGTCATACGCTCAAACTAATATGTAGATAGGAAAATAGACAAAAATGCAAACCAACAGTACAACACTCCTGGGCTGTTTATCAAATCATAACAGACAAGGTCTGTTTAAAACATCATGCTATCTTTCCCACCATCATTTCTTCTTCCTTGAAATATAGAGTTCATCAAGAGCAATGTTTAGGCACACAGAACACTGGCAAATTTTAGCATCACTTGTGCAGGGGACCACAATGTACAGCAGAAAACTTTCAACACAAAAAATGGAGGTTAAAGAGGCTAAATTCATCAGAATAATCTATATGTCTAGAATAGTAGAATCAAGTTTCACCCACTATTTGGCATTTTCATGTTATCAGTCAGCAGTCAGTTGTCTGTTGTTATAGCTAAAAGTATTGTCTACGACAAACTGAACACATCAACCTAACCTTTTCTTCTGGATGAAATTGCAATATCTTGTTTATTCAATGATTAACCATTCTAGCTAAAGATTGGTAAATGCCTAAATGGTAATAGTGGTGTTCAGGTGCATGGAAGTAGTATTTTCCTGAAAGCACCAATTTTTCTTAAGACCTGCTATCTGCATTCAACATTTATCTAAAAGTTTGTAGTTTGGTTGCTGCAGTACTCTGTTCACAAATCAAAATGTCAAATTGTTGGAACTTCAGTGGTTTGTTTAAAAAAAGGAAACAAGATAATAATATGCTAGCTTATTTGGTGTTGTTTTCTGTTGTCTTAATATCAAAGCACCACCAACAAGGGCACCATCAAACCACAAACCCGGCCCAAAGTTTTGTTGATTTCTCAAAACAATGGATCATATTTGCCCCATACTATTATCTACATAAAACGAATAGGTTACTGTCAAATCAATATGTTCCAAATGGTGTGTAGACTGTTATACTAATTGCGGCAATTATACATGATTAAATGACGGGAAAGCATTTTTAGCGCCATATATTATCAAAAGGAGCAGAAGCGACCAGTAACAAATAATTCTCATctgaatttcttttttttttatcaaattaTCATCTAAATTTCGACCAGTAACAAAAGGAGACTGCAACACaggaacagaaaaaaaaatagtgaTGAAGATGGGGCGCGACGGATGTACCTGGAAAATTGGAGGCTGTAGGGGCCCATAGCAGATGGGGCAGTCCAGGACCTCTAGCTCCATGGTGACGCTGGTGGCGGCGCCATCCGGATCCTTCCTCTTCCTGTTTCTCTCTTCTTGCTGCGTTTCCCCTGTTTGCTTACTGGAATCGCTGTTGCTCATCTCCGTATAAGCCCTAAATCAGGAAGTCACGCACGGTCTCCTCACAGAGGTGAACCGGACAAACGGCGGCGGTGATGCTCGACGGGGCAGGAGGGGCGAAAGTATCGATTTCTCCGGCCACTGCGAGCAAGAGAACAAAATTAATCTAGCAAGACGACCAGCGATGCGATGTGATGCGATGCGACGTGCGGAATGCTACCGGGACTATGGGTCTGGGGCCATGGGATCCGGCGATCCGGTAGTGGCTCTCGGACGCAGACCCTGGCGGCGGTTTTCTGTCTCCTCTCGCACCAGGAGTGTGTTCCCGTTTTGTCCCAGCTGGCCGGCTCTTGGGTGCTAATTGCTAAAGGAGTAATTACAGGATAGTGTGGGTACTTAATTATACGGGCATAGAACTCCCTCTTAATCGTGAAAAATTGATGTGATTTATTTCAAAGTAATGTGATTTATTTAGATTGATGATAATAAACATGGATAGTATATATTCACGAGAATGGTGATTTTTAAACTGAGTTAAAGAGTCACTTTCTCtaaaatctcttataatttagaataagttttaaatcttttgtTCAAGTTTCCAACTTGATGAAGTTAGAAATTTCTTACAAGGAGATGTAGGTACTTATTGCAATGCTAAACCATCATAGGTTCCATCAATCGTGAAATGAGTAACAATGTCTactatattattattatattgaTAATGGAACATTTTATAGCTTGCTCAGGAGAAAACTAGAATTGTAACCGTTTTGGGATGGAATAAGAGGAAAAATCAAGCCGCTATTGAGAGCCAAACGATAGATGTGCATGTCAACCAAGGTTTGGCTTACCATGAGCGACATAAATACTTGGAGGAGGTTGTTGGAACAAATTTGCTGAAATTTTGTCcggattttttaaaaaaaatgttggATTTTGATTAATATTTAAAATCTAatacataaaaataaattaCCGATATACATAAAAAAAGTTACACCTCACTAGTGTGTTCCAACACTCGATTTTTCTCTTGGGGGAGGTAGGCAGCCCTGGCGGTGGGGACGACAGCGAGACAGCGGGCGTGGGGGGAAGGGGTCAAGGGGAAGGAGGTGGTCGCCGCAGATGTCGTAACGTCTTGTGAGAACTCCATGGCCATGGGTGCGCCCACGGTGCTTTGACGAGATCCTACTGCACCACGAAGGATCAGGACGGTGGCAACGACAGTGCATTGGGATGTAGTAGAAAAGAAACGAGCGCGGGAAGAGCTCAAAACACTCGAGTGTTCAATAGACACATTCTATGCATATTTAACGGAGTTCATAGGTAGAAACAAAAATTAAGAGATTTTGGCCAAACCCTGGTGCAGATGATACAAACCTTGCATATATTCTCAGCGCCAAAAATAGGGACTTGCTAAAGTTCAGGTGCCCGAATTGTAGTATTCTTTCAGGCTACGATTATTGTATATGTTTTATACTAAAATTACAGATTTCGCTCAATGCAATTTTTATAGGCATAATCTGTATTTTTGGGTACTGAGAACTAAAAACCCCATTAGACAGAATCACAAAACCAAGAAAGTCTTATTTGTGTTGGTACAAAGACAAttaataatttataattttttctataagtATACAAGGATAAAAATTTAATATGTTGAGACACAAAGACAAATAATAAATCATAAATATAATAATTTACTTTATACTAGTTAATGATACAAGAGTGTTATGGTCTCAAGTAATCTTAAGATTCAGTACCTAAAATATAAGGGAAGTGCCAAACCCAAAAATAACATCCAGACCCTTGCACACCGCCAAAATAACAGTGGAAAAGATTGGCGTAGTTGCAAGTTGCAACTAAACCCTACTCCTACCTACACTTGTCATTGTCAGAAGGTGAATAATAAAGGCTTTGTTTacttgtgaaaagtttttggattttgacagtatagcacttttatttgtacctgacaattattgtccaactatgactaactaggttcaaaagattcgtctcgtaaattatagacaaattgtgcaattagtttttgttttcgtctatatttagtgctccatacatgtgccacaagatttgatgtgacggaaaattttgaaaagtttttgaattttggggtgaactaaacaaggcctaaaatgtTTAGCCGCTGGTCTGATCCAGCCGTGATGTGCGCTCCTGGTTTTTcagcctaaggccttgttcataGTGACACTGATTTTGCTGTGCTTCTCCAGATAGAACTTGGGCACAAGAACGGACATGGAGCCGTCCCTTCCCGTCCCGTGGTATCCCATCGGCGAGCGTCGTGCGCTTGGCACTTGTAATTCCGAAGACTGTATATGGGACGAGTTGTTCTCCGTCTCCGAGTAGTTCAACGACACATCACACTGGAATTTCGTCTCGTCGTCGCCTCCTGCTGTGTTTCTTGTGCCAAATCACGGCGTATCGCGATCTTTCCTTTCTTCCGATCCCCCGCCCGGGCTGCCATGGCAACGAGAGACCAGTGCTTTCCTTTTTCCTCATCACCACATCACGCCATGGGGCAGGGGCAGGGACAGGCGCCTTCCTTTTTCCTCGCTACCAGGCACCAGATCACGCCGTGGTCGCCTGCCTGCCTTCAGTTCCATCGCCACAAAAGGGAAAGCCACGGCTTGCCTTGGCACCTGGCCTCCTCCTCCATCACAGCAGATGGTGCCCTCGCGGCCGCGCGCCGACGGCGACGGCAACGCACGCCTGGACGCCAAATCACTACTAGCTAGGGGCCTAGCAATGGATCTGGACGCGTTTGAGTGCCCCATCTGCCTCTCCCTGTTCCAAGGATCCATCTTCCAGGCAAGCATGCAAGCAAGCAGCTCATCACATCTTCCATCCATCCTTCCTTCCTTTCATTCACTTTGCAAAAACTAATCATTCGTCCTGCATCTGCTCTGCTGCTGTTGGCCATCGATCAGTGCAAGAACGGGCACGTCGTGTGCGACGCCTGCAGCGTCCGCATCCACGGGACCTGCCCGTCCTGCCGCGAGCCCGTCGTCGGCGACATCCGGTGTCGGGCGCTGGAGAACGCCATCGCCGGCATGGCCCTCCCCTGCGCGTTCAGCAGCCACGGGTGCACGCGGCTGCTCAAGCACGGCGAGAGGCGGCACCACGAGGCGTCCCTCTGCCTGCACGCGCCGTTCGCGTGCCCGCTCCAGGGGTGCGCCTACTCCGGGCAGCTCCTCTACGACCACATCCACGACGCGCACGCCTTCTTCCTCGACTGCGTTGTCCTCTGCTTCGCCGTCGCCGGGTCCGCGTGGCGGGTGTCGCTGCGCCGGAGCACGCCGTTCATGGTGCTCCTAGACGCGGTAGACCGGCGCGTGTTCCTGCTGCTCAACGGCGGGGACGTCCGCTCCGGCCGGTCACTGTCGGTGGTCTGTCTCGGCCCGCGCCCCATGGCCGACCAGTTGCTGGAGTACAAGCTCGAggtgggcggcggcgccggtggcCAACCCGGTGTGCTCTCGCTGTCTGCATGCTCCATGCCCTGCATGCGCAGCTGGGCGGGGCAACAACACACTCCTGACGGGTTCCTGTTCGTGCCGGACGCGTACTGGACCTCCTTAGACTCCGTCGTCATCGTCAACGTCCATGTGCAGAAGTCGACGGTTAACAATGCTGACAGAAGTCCTAGTACATTCGTTGCGTTGTTGGTGCTGGCAGTTTTTGTTTTCTCCACAATGGCTGTCATGTTGGCATTGGCATGGAAGACGAGCGCGAGcgctactccctctgtcccagtCCCAGATAAGTCATTATGGGATACGACATATCAAATTTTCTTAACTTTCactaagtttgtagaaaatgcaTGCAACATTTAT from Sorghum bicolor cultivar BTx623 chromosome 3, Sorghum_bicolor_NCBIv3, whole genome shotgun sequence encodes the following:
- the LOC8070408 gene encoding putative E3 ubiquitin-protein ligase SINA-like 6 produces the protein MSNSDSSKQTGETQQEERNRKRKDPDGAATSVTMELEVLDCPICYGPLQPPIFQCVVGHLICSSCRGKLQKPKKCHHCSCESGSNRCHGVEKIIESIQVPCSNTRYGCSMKTSYYEREDHETKCQYAPCFCPDTGCSFSASTGLLQEHFTTEHHWPSTKCKYGWCFYADVKEGVHVISSEDEQLFLLNIASEPFGCVISVFCVQPHDTEPKSRCAVTFSFWKNNSYHSQSSEFQVPSTTLSDGLPREHFLFILPRFYMEEDSRICITMKKDSAFQREETDTSGADCYSSFFSLGKK